CGTACGATTCCGTACAGTTGTAGAATTGAACCATCGGTTTGTGTTCGATATCGCGCAGAGCATTGTCATTCCACAAAATCAGTTGACAGTTAACCTCTTTGTTTCTATATTGTTGACATGGACACATCCGATACATCCTCTCCAGAACCGGGTAGTCCCGGCCTACACATTTCCTGCAAAAGGCAGTTTTCTGTACTCACCGACCAGGCATTATTTTTTCCTAAATGTATTTCCCATTTTCTGGCAGGGAAGAATTATCCCCGACAAGGAGGATTTCTATGAGACTGTATCTGGACACCGCCAACCTCGAAGAGATAAAAGAGGCTGTGTCATGGAATATCATCGATGGTGTTACTACCAATCCGTCCCTGATCAAAAAAGCGATTCTCAAGCTCCGGGAATCCGATATCAAAGTGGATATAGAGAGCTATATCAAAAAGATACTGGCGGCGGTGGGGCGAATGTGTCCGGTTTCCCTGGAGGTTGCCGACCTGACTGCCGATGAGATGATTGAGCAGGGGATGCTTCTCTTTGAAAAATTCAATCAGGTGGCGGGGAATGTGGTCATAAAGATTCCCGTGTGCACGGTGAATTCGGAAGGGAAAGGCCAGCTTTTTGACGGTCTCGTTGCAATCCAGGCCCTCTCTGATGAAAAAATCCCTGTGAATGCCACACTGATTTTCACCCCGGAACAGGCTTTTCTTGCGGCAAAGGCCGGCGCAGACTATGTCAGCCCTTTCGTTGGCCGTGTCGATGACCGCATTCGCGGCAAGGCAGGCATTCATTTTGAAAAGACCGATTATTTTCCTGCCGCCGGAATGCACAATACAAGCGGCCCGGAAAATGTCATTACCGACCAGGGTCTCGTGAGCGGCGTCGACCTGGTGGCAAGAATTGTGGATATTTTTGATCAGTACGAGATACCGTGCGAGATTATCGCAGCAAGTATCCGCAACTCCATCCAGGTACGGGAAGTCGCTGAAACCGGAGCGGATATTGTTTCCATGCCTTTCGACATTCTCAAATCCATGATCACACATCCCGGGACCGCCGCCGGAATCGATGGATTCACCAGCGATCTGGTAGATGAGTACATGGCCCTCTTCTCCCCGCGGAAGGAGGGAGAGGTAAGGTAATGTAGTGCAGAGTGGCAAAGAGACAGAGTAAAAGATACGTTTCTTTACCAAACTATACAGATGATCCGGGAAAAAGTATTTTTTACATTATTTTCTGTTTTTTTCAACATCACCCCCTGTCCCCCTCTCCTAGTCATGAGAGGGGGCAACTCATTGTTATCTATGTATTTAACCCTCTCCTGGATAGGAGAGGGTGGCCGAAGGCCGGGTGAGGTTTTCGTCAATTCAGAGAGCTTTTTAATACTTTTTGCCGGATCATCTTATCATAAACTGATAGAAGGAACCTTACCCGATCATGAGAAGCAGATTGCCTTTAAAGTTATTTTCGAAAGCGGTATTTACCTGTCCCGATCTCGCCTACACCCTGCTCCGTGGTTTGGCCCGCAAGCATCTCGGTATCGCCCTGGATTACCATAAAGGCACCGGCAAGGCTCTGAAAACCCCCCGTCAGATAAGCCTCCGGATCACCAACGCCTGCAATCACCGGTGCGCTGTCTGCGGACAGTACGGCCGTCAGGGCTACATGAAGGATAAAAGCCACAGAGATCTCCTCAAAACTCTCCCCCTGGAAACTTACAAAGAGCTCGTGGACCAGGTGGCCGATGATAAGCCGATTTTTTATATAACCGGCGGTGAGCCTTTTCTTTATCCGGGATTCATGGAGCTGATGAATTACATAAAGCAAAAGGGGTGCGTTCTCTCGGTGGTGACCAACGGGGTTCTCCTGGAAAAAAATGCCGAAGAGATAGTTAAGAATAAATGGGATATGATACTGGTCTCTTTCGACGGCCCCAGGGATATACACGATCAATGCCGCAACTATCCCGGCGCTTACGATACATCGGTGAACGGGCTTTTGAAATTGAACGAGATGAAGAAGAAATACGGAAGCGTCAAACCATTTGTGCTGACATCCACCACGATTTCACGGGTCAACGCCCCCGTGCTGGATCAGACATTCGAGATCGGCGCCCGTCTCGATCCGGATTTGATGGTGGTGTATCTCTCCTGGTTCACCTCGGAAGCCATCGGCAAAGCGCACACGAAAATTCTGGAAGAAAACCTGGGGATAACCCCATTCACCTGGAAATCCTATGCTAATGAGTTCAGCGAAGAGGATTCACTTCTCTTCCGGAAAGCGATTCAGGACATTAAAAAAAGGGAGTGGCCGTTCCCTTTCCTTATCATTCCCGCTCTGAATGACCGGGATATCGCGCGGTACTATACCGAAACATCCGAGATGTTCGGGTATGACAAATGCGCGGCGCCATTCCTGATGATCGATGTCATGCCGAACGGCGATGTAACCACCTGCCGTGATTTTATCGATGTGAAAGTAGGCAACATCACCGAAAAAACCCTCCTGGAGATATGGAACGACGAGCCGTTCGTGCGGTTCAGGAAGCTGCTTATCGACCGGGGAGGTCTTCTGCCGCAGTGTTCGCGGTGCTGTGGATTGATGGGATTTTAAAAGACAGGAGTCAGGAGACAGAAAGAAGATGATCCGGCAAAAAGTGCTACAAAGTCTTCAGTTCTGTTGAAACCTCACCCGGCCTTTGGCCACCCTCTCCTAGTCAGGAGAGGGTAAAGACATTGCCCGCAGTGAGTTACCTCCTCTCCTGACTAGGAGAGGGGGACAGGGGGTGAGGTTTTAAAAAAGCTGAGTAGAATATTAAATTTCCTTTTTCCCCGGATCATCAAAGAAGAAAGGTGAAAAGATATTCTCTCGCAAAGTCAGACTTTGATTTTCGGTCCCTTTACTTTTGATTCGATCCGCAGAATTTCATCACGGAGGCGGGCGGCCTCCTCGAACTGGAGCTTGTCGGCGGCGGTTTTCATCCGTTTCTTCAGCGCGACAAGCGCCTCCTCGGCGTCCATGAGATCAAGGATATTGATCTGGTCGCGCTCGATCTTCTGCTCCCTCCCCAGACCATCGGCAACAATAGTAGTTTTAAGGATGTCCTCGATACTCTTCTTTATCGATTCAGGTGTAATGCCGTGCGCCTCGTTATGGGCTTTCTGAATGGAGCGTCTCCGGTTGGTTTCCTCGATGGTACGGCGCATGGCTTCGGTCATGGTATCGGCATAGAAAATAACCATTCCGTTCAGGTGACGCGCTGCTCTTCCAGCGGTCTGAACCAGCGAGCGCTCATTGCGGAGGAATCCCTGTTTGTCGGCATCCAGGATGGCTACCAGCGATACCTCGGGCAGGTCGAGCCCCTCACGGAGCAGGTTGACCCCCACCAGTACATCGAACTCCTGCAGCCGAAGGCCGCGGAGGATTTCCACCCGTTCCAGGGCTTGTATCTCCGAGTGGAGATACCGCACATTGACCCCCATATTCACGAGGTAATCGGTCAGGTCTTCGCTCATTTTCTTGGTCAGCGTTGTCACCAGCACCCTTTCGTTCAATTCGACCCGCTTGCGGATTTCGTTCAGCAGATCATCCACCTGATTTACCGCAGGCTTGACTACGATTTTCGGATCGATAAGGCCTGTGGGACGAATGATCTGTTCCACCACGATCCCCTCAGATTTTTCAAGTTCGTAATCGGTGGGTGTGGCAGAGACGAATATGATCTGGTTGATCGATTTATCGAATTCACTGAAATTAAGAGGACGGTTGTCCAGCGCGGAAGGAAGCCGGAAGCCATATTCCACCAGGGTTTCCTTACGAGAGCGGTCGCCGTTGTACATGCCCCGCACCTGGGGAAGGGTCGCATGGGACTCATCCACGATCATCAGGTAGTCGTCCGGGAAGTAATCGAGGAGAACCCAGGGTTTTTCGCCGGGCTGGCGTCCGGTTAGATAACGTGAATAATTCTCTATGCCGGAGCAATACCCCAGCTCGTTAAGCATCTCCATGTCGTAGCGGGTGCGCTGGGCAATGCGCTGGGCCTCCACAAGCTTGTTCTGGCTTTCGAGCTCGTGGACGCGGTTTTCGAGGTCGATCATGATCTCGTTGATGGCTTTTTCGATGCTGGGACGGGTGGTCACAAAATGCTTGGCAGGATAGATTGCCGCCTTGTTCTTGATATCCACCACCTTTCCGGTTACTTTGTTTACCTCGGAGATGCCTTCGATAGTGTCGCCGAAGAATTCTATGCGGATCACCCGGTCATCATAGGCGGGCATGATCTCGAGGACATCCCCCCGCACCCTGAAGTTAGCCCGCTCCAGCCCGAAATCATTCCGCAGGTAATGAATATCCACCAGCCTCCGTATGACCTCGTCACGGTCGACATGGTCGCCTACCTCGAGAATGACATGCAGCCGCTCATACTCCTGAGGCGAGCCGAGCCCGTAG
This Candidatus Latescibacter sp. DNA region includes the following protein-coding sequences:
- a CDS encoding radical SAM protein, with translation MRSRLPLKLFSKAVFTCPDLAYTLLRGLARKHLGIALDYHKGTGKALKTPRQISLRITNACNHRCAVCGQYGRQGYMKDKSHRDLLKTLPLETYKELVDQVADDKPIFYITGGEPFLYPGFMELMNYIKQKGCVLSVVTNGVLLEKNAEEIVKNKWDMILVSFDGPRDIHDQCRNYPGAYDTSVNGLLKLNEMKKKYGSVKPFVLTSTTISRVNAPVLDQTFEIGARLDPDLMVVYLSWFTSEAIGKAHTKILEENLGITPFTWKSYANEFSEEDSLLFRKAIQDIKKREWPFPFLIIPALNDRDIARYYTETSEMFGYDKCAAPFLMIDVMPNGDVTTCRDFIDVKVGNITEKTLLEIWNDEPFVRFRKLLIDRGGLLPQCSRCCGLMGF
- the uvrB gene encoding excinuclease ABC subunit UvrB — protein: MNRFKLISEFKPRGDQGKAIDSLVQGLLSGRKYQTLLGVTGSGKTYTVANVIERINKPVLVLSHNKTLVAQLYGEFKALFPENAVEFFISYYDYYQPEAYVPSTDTYIEKDADINEEIDRLRLRATSSLLERRDVIIVASVSCIYGLGSPQEYERLHVILEVGDHVDRDEVIRRLVDIHYLRNDFGLERANFRVRGDVLEIMPAYDDRVIRIEFFGDTIEGISEVNKVTGKVVDIKNKAAIYPAKHFVTTRPSIEKAINEIMIDLENRVHELESQNKLVEAQRIAQRTRYDMEMLNELGYCSGIENYSRYLTGRQPGEKPWVLLDYFPDDYLMIVDESHATLPQVRGMYNGDRSRKETLVEYGFRLPSALDNRPLNFSEFDKSINQIIFVSATPTDYELEKSEGIVVEQIIRPTGLIDPKIVVKPAVNQVDDLLNEIRKRVELNERVLVTTLTKKMSEDLTDYLVNMGVNVRYLHSEIQALERVEILRGLRLQEFDVLVGVNLLREGLDLPEVSLVAILDADKQGFLRNERSLVQTAGRAARHLNGMVIFYADTMTEAMRRTIEETNRRRSIQKAHNEAHGITPESIKKSIEDILKTTIVADGLGREQKIERDQINILDLMDAEEALVALKKRMKTAADKLQFEEAARLRDEILRIESKVKGPKIKV
- a CDS encoding transaldolase family protein, whose product is MRLYLDTANLEEIKEAVSWNIIDGVTTNPSLIKKAILKLRESDIKVDIESYIKKILAAVGRMCPVSLEVADLTADEMIEQGMLLFEKFNQVAGNVVIKIPVCTVNSEGKGQLFDGLVAIQALSDEKIPVNATLIFTPEQAFLAAKAGADYVSPFVGRVDDRIRGKAGIHFEKTDYFPAAGMHNTSGPENVITDQGLVSGVDLVARIVDIFDQYEIPCEIIAASIRNSIQVREVAETGADIVSMPFDILKSMITHPGTAAGIDGFTSDLVDEYMALFSPRKEGEVR